The Gimibacter soli genome includes a region encoding these proteins:
- a CDS encoding SAM-dependent methyltransferase, protein MTNKSKTRENLAPTTKYDADYFERGAVLGISGYMNYSWMPEMTIRMAHHLVQELGIKSTDKVLDYGCAKGFLVRALRILDIQAFGVDVSDYAIGETPHDVRKYCSKIEAPSDILKTEHHYDWLLSKDVFEHIDEPQLAALMLCVRERVDRMFVVVPLGKENGEPGFIVPSYDDDVTHVTIKPRSWWRDFFEKYGWHVKSDTLSFRGVKENWVSAYPDGNGFFVLERQ, encoded by the coding sequence ATGACAAATAAATCCAAGACGAGGGAAAATCTCGCTCCGACCACGAAATATGATGCCGACTATTTCGAGCGGGGAGCTGTTCTCGGAATATCCGGCTACATGAATTACAGCTGGATGCCTGAGATGACTATTCGAATGGCTCACCATCTGGTGCAGGAGCTGGGGATCAAGTCGACAGACAAAGTGCTGGATTATGGTTGTGCCAAAGGCTTTCTCGTGAGGGCGCTCCGCATTCTCGACATTCAGGCGTTTGGCGTTGACGTTTCAGACTATGCTATTGGCGAAACGCCCCATGATGTACGGAAATACTGCAGCAAAATTGAGGCGCCATCGGACATTCTGAAGACCGAGCATCATTATGACTGGCTTCTGTCGAAAGATGTGTTTGAGCATATTGACGAGCCACAGCTTGCAGCTTTGATGCTTTGTGTCAGGGAGCGTGTCGATCGCATGTTCGTGGTGGTTCCGCTCGGCAAGGAAAATGGAGAGCCGGGTTTCATCGTGCCGAGCTACGATGATGACGTAACGCACGTAACCATCAAGCCGCGTAGCTGGTGGCGTGACTTCTTTGAAAAGTATGGATGGCACGTGAAAAGCGACACGTTGAGCTTCCGTGGCGTCAAGGAGAATTGGGTTTCCGCCTATCCTGACGGCAATGGTTTCTTCGTGCTTGAACGGCAATGA
- a CDS encoding ATP-grasp domain-containing protein, whose amino-acid sequence MNVLITSSANKVPLVKAFRKALMDCGGRVIAADIRDDVASRFVADDFCPLPASDDPAFGRKLLEECKRERVRLLIPTRDGEMKVLAALAPELAKLGVILPLPTAEALDMCLDKRAFHRFCLDNKFPVLPAVEGKPSGFPLFVRASVGAGSRSTAQINNTTELAAFQADHPDALVQPFCTDDEYTIDVLMSLEGEPLQAVSRVRGRIANGESSYSRTVELPALMQASLDLCARLGLKGHNVVQAFVHDKAGEKFSFIEVNPRFGGVSSLSVEAGLASPERLIQMAAGDAAAVKPRLIRWGLASYRFMSDLYVREGAAG is encoded by the coding sequence ATGAATGTCCTGATAACGAGTTCGGCAAACAAGGTCCCGCTTGTGAAAGCGTTCCGCAAGGCGCTGATGGATTGCGGCGGGCGGGTGATCGCTGCGGATATCCGGGATGATGTGGCTTCGCGCTTTGTGGCTGATGATTTCTGCCCGCTGCCGGCAAGCGACGACCCCGCTTTTGGCAGGAAGCTCCTTGAGGAATGCAAGCGCGAACGGGTGCGGCTCCTGATCCCCACCCGCGACGGCGAGATGAAGGTGCTCGCAGCATTGGCGCCGGAGCTCGCCAAGCTTGGTGTCATCCTGCCGTTGCCGACGGCGGAGGCGCTCGACATGTGCCTCGACAAACGGGCTTTCCATCGCTTCTGTCTGGACAACAAATTTCCGGTACTGCCGGCGGTTGAGGGCAAGCCTTCCGGTTTCCCGCTTTTTGTGCGCGCGTCAGTGGGCGCGGGCAGCCGGAGCACCGCGCAGATCAACAATACGACCGAGCTTGCAGCATTTCAGGCCGACCATCCTGACGCGCTGGTCCAGCCCTTCTGCACTGACGACGAATATACAATCGATGTCCTGATGTCGCTGGAGGGCGAGCCCTTGCAGGCGGTCAGCCGGGTGCGCGGTCGGATCGCGAACGGAGAAAGCAGTTATAGCCGCACGGTGGAGCTGCCGGCCCTGATGCAGGCGTCGCTTGACCTCTGCGCCCGGCTCGGCCTGAAGGGGCACAATGTGGTGCAGGCTTTTGTGCACGATAAGGCCGGCGAGAAATTCTCTTTCATCGAGGTCAACCCCCGTTTCGGCGGCGTTTCGTCGCTGAGTGTTGAGGCTGGCCTCGCGTCGCCCGAACGGCTTATCCAGATGGCTGCAGGTGATGCTGCGGCCGTGAAGCCGCGGCTGATCCGCTGGGGCCTCGCATCGTACCGCTTCATGAGCGACCTTTATGTGCGAGAAGGTGCAGCCGGCTGA
- a CDS encoding cytidylyltransferase domain-containing protein: protein MKAVCIVQARRGSSRLPDKILKPIGHTTALESCLKRCLQIPGIDEVICAGVARDEEQPVFDIAAAVGASVFRGDEANVLSRYHGAAVAAGADYVMRITSDCPLVDPGVCGQLLGSVMDGGYAFGGIAGFPHGLDCEVFTMAELDRAFRETTSSMEREHVTLGIKNRKENSMLQLVCPQQYRELQGDIRLVLDYPEDHAFFDTLFHLAGSAIDDMTWLEVKAFILRHHAKLQQNRAVIEDWKQSTAAIMNKARSEGIEVGCGYDEARVEWRFDG from the coding sequence ATGAAAGCTGTTTGCATTGTCCAGGCGCGTCGCGGTTCCTCCCGGTTGCCAGACAAGATCCTCAAACCGATTGGTCATACGACAGCGCTTGAATCCTGCCTGAAACGATGCCTGCAGATTCCGGGCATTGATGAGGTCATTTGTGCCGGGGTGGCGCGGGACGAGGAGCAGCCGGTGTTCGATATTGCCGCGGCTGTTGGCGCTAGTGTGTTCCGGGGGGACGAGGCAAATGTTCTTTCCCGTTACCACGGTGCAGCCGTTGCAGCCGGTGCGGATTATGTGATGCGGATCACGTCCGATTGTCCGCTTGTGGATCCCGGTGTGTGCGGTCAGCTTCTCGGATCTGTAATGGATGGCGGCTACGCGTTTGGCGGCATTGCAGGCTTTCCCCATGGGCTTGACTGCGAGGTCTTCACGATGGCGGAGCTTGATAGGGCCTTCCGGGAAACCACTTCCAGCATGGAACGCGAGCACGTGACGCTAGGCATCAAGAACAGAAAAGAAAACAGCATGTTGCAGCTCGTTTGCCCGCAGCAGTATCGCGAGCTGCAGGGAGACATAAGATTGGTTCTGGACTATCCAGAGGATCACGCATTTTTCGACACTCTGTTCCACCTTGCGGGCTCCGCAATCGACGATATGACGTGGCTGGAAGTGAAGGCGTTTATCTTGCGGCACCACGCGAAGCTGCAGCAGAATAGGGCCGTGATCGAAGACTGGAAGCAGAGCACCGCAGCCATCATGAACAAGGCCAGAAGCGAGGGCATCGAGGTTGGGTGCGGCTATGATGAGGCAAGGGTGGAATGGCGCTTTGATGGGTAG
- the pseI gene encoding pseudaminic acid synthase: MKQTQKASPFIITEVSGNHMGRLDLALELIDLAAETGADAVKFQTYSPATITLDSDAPVFVVQEGLWKGRRLHDLYEEAQTPFEWHAALFARARERGILAFSAPFDLTAVDLLESLDCPLYKIASCELVDIGLIERVAGTGKPMIMSTGMATLAEIDEAVAAAKGAGADNITLLHCISGYPTPYSDCHLETIPDLARRTGLPVGISDHTLGTAIPIAATALGATVIEKHFCHSRAAGAVDSAFSLEPDEMKAMVTACRQVAEARTAPHYGPTASEADSLRFRRSLYVAEDVRAGEVFTARNLRSVRPAGGLHTRNLKGILGRTATCDITAGTPLDWAMVKGGEGGKE; the protein is encoded by the coding sequence ATGAAACAGACCCAGAAAGCATCTCCCTTCATCATCACAGAGGTTTCGGGCAACCATATGGGACGGCTCGACCTCGCGCTGGAACTGATCGACCTGGCCGCCGAAACCGGCGCAGACGCCGTCAAGTTCCAGACCTATTCGCCAGCCACCATCACGCTCGATTCCGATGCGCCAGTTTTTGTGGTGCAGGAGGGGCTATGGAAAGGTCGGCGCCTGCATGACCTTTATGAAGAGGCGCAAACGCCGTTCGAGTGGCATGCGGCCCTTTTCGCCCGTGCGCGGGAACGCGGTATCCTTGCCTTCTCGGCGCCGTTTGACCTGACGGCAGTCGATCTCCTCGAAAGCCTTGATTGCCCGCTTTACAAGATCGCCTCGTGCGAGCTTGTTGATATCGGGCTGATCGAACGGGTGGCGGGGACCGGCAAGCCGATGATCATGTCGACCGGTATGGCAACGCTTGCTGAAATCGATGAGGCGGTGGCGGCCGCCAAAGGGGCAGGGGCAGATAATATCACGCTCCTGCACTGCATCAGTGGCTATCCGACGCCCTATAGCGATTGTCACCTTGAAACGATCCCTGATCTGGCGCGGCGCACCGGTCTGCCGGTCGGGATTTCCGACCATACACTCGGCACGGCTATCCCTATTGCGGCAACGGCACTCGGCGCAACCGTGATCGAGAAACATTTCTGCCATTCGCGGGCGGCTGGCGCAGTGGACAGTGCCTTTTCGCTGGAGCCGGACGAAATGAAGGCGATGGTGACAGCCTGCCGTCAGGTCGCCGAAGCCCGCACTGCGCCACATTATGGCCCGACGGCCTCGGAAGCCGACAGCCTGCGCTTCAGGCGCTCGCTTTATGTTGCAGAAGACGTGAGGGCCGGTGAGGTTTTCACAGCCCGAAACCTGCGGTCGGTGCGTCCCGCGGGTGGGCTTCATACGCGCAATCTGAAAGGCATCTTGGGCCGGACAGCAACCTGCGACATTACTGCAGGTACGCCGCTTGATTGGGCCATGGTCAAAGGCGGCGAGGGCGGTAAGGAATGA
- a CDS encoding HAD family hydrolase: MKKHPAILLDLDDTLYEEADYVRSGYRHLGEVFATEAGVPAAAITGFLTGRFEAQGREGAFDALLLEFPVLALKVTVADLVDAYRKHQPTISFYPGAREMLGRLKGRYPVAIVTDGLPLMQRNKVQALGLEQLVDAIVYCWEEDAPKPDPAAYLKALALLGGSAESALIVGDNPAHDELAAKALGCRFVRVLTGRFMDVPSAAVAIADVTRLTAMLEHEAC, from the coding sequence ATGAAGAAGCATCCGGCCATCCTCCTTGATCTCGACGATACGCTCTATGAGGAGGCCGATTATGTTCGCTCGGGCTATCGGCATCTGGGTGAGGTTTTCGCGACCGAGGCCGGTGTTCCAGCTGCCGCCATCACGGGATTCCTGACAGGCCGTTTCGAAGCACAGGGCAGGGAAGGTGCTTTCGATGCATTGCTCCTTGAATTCCCCGTGTTGGCCTTGAAGGTGACGGTGGCCGATCTTGTCGATGCCTATCGGAAGCATCAGCCGACTATCAGCTTCTATCCCGGTGCCAGGGAGATGCTGGGGCGGCTGAAAGGCCGGTATCCGGTTGCCATCGTCACCGACGGCCTGCCGCTCATGCAGCGCAACAAGGTGCAGGCATTGGGGCTGGAACAGCTTGTTGATGCCATCGTCTATTGCTGGGAAGAGGACGCGCCAAAACCCGATCCTGCCGCGTATCTGAAGGCGCTTGCCCTTCTCGGAGGCAGCGCGGAAAGCGCACTGATTGTCGGGGATAATCCGGCACACGACGAGCTTGCCGCCAAGGCCTTGGGTTGCCGCTTTGTGCGTGTGCTGACCGGGCGCTTTATGGATGTGCCGTCGGCTGCCGTGGCAATCGCAGATGTTACGAGGCTGACAGCAATGCTGGAGCACGAGGCATGCTGA
- a CDS encoding UDP-glucose dehydrogenase family protein, which translates to MLSHPKFEFEVYMSSQAIDFPRVSVIGLGKLGAPLAAVMANGGYKVIGYDLNRDFVSAVQRGVAPVNETGLQDMINKVAARLTATEKIEVAVSNSDVSFIIVPTPSKPDGFFSLDYVLSAIEGMAPALRAKQSRHLIVVTSTVMPGATDGIIRQTLEKATGLKAGRDIGLCYNPEFIALGSVIHDMLHPDFILIGESDTTSGDCLEEIYKNTCAKEPVFRRMNAVNAELCKISVNTFVTTKITYANMLADICDRLPGADVDIVTTAVGADSRIGKKYLKGAVGYGGPCFPRDNRAFAALADSLGARSDLARATDAMNDYQVERLERCILGLVGEGARVSILGVSYKPLTAVIEASQGLMLGKRLVDQGVKVTAFDPGVATEGPATDGWLTWAETLPDALNGCDLAVVVTPWDAFNTLPALVPDQSKLTIVDPWRMFSGSEFGNSVTLVSLGRGRMDQNAL; encoded by the coding sequence TTGCTAAGCCACCCCAAGTTTGAGTTTGAGGTTTATATGTCTTCACAAGCCATCGATTTTCCGCGTGTATCCGTCATCGGGCTTGGCAAGCTTGGAGCTCCGCTCGCCGCTGTCATGGCGAACGGTGGCTACAAGGTCATCGGGTACGACCTCAATCGAGATTTTGTGTCCGCAGTTCAGCGGGGCGTGGCGCCGGTAAATGAGACCGGCTTGCAGGACATGATTAATAAGGTCGCCGCGCGTCTAACTGCGACCGAGAAGATCGAGGTAGCCGTTTCGAACAGTGACGTTTCCTTCATTATCGTACCAACGCCGAGCAAACCTGACGGGTTTTTCTCGCTCGACTATGTCCTTAGCGCTATTGAAGGAATGGCTCCGGCGCTTCGGGCCAAGCAGTCTCGGCACCTTATCGTTGTCACCAGCACAGTGATGCCGGGTGCCACAGATGGCATCATTCGACAGACACTGGAAAAGGCGACTGGTCTAAAGGCCGGCCGCGACATCGGGCTTTGCTATAATCCCGAATTCATCGCACTTGGCAGTGTCATTCACGACATGCTGCACCCCGATTTCATCCTGATCGGCGAGAGCGACACGACCTCCGGCGACTGCCTTGAAGAAATCTACAAGAACACCTGTGCCAAGGAGCCGGTCTTCAGGCGCATGAATGCGGTGAATGCCGAGCTTTGCAAGATCTCGGTCAATACCTTTGTCACTACCAAAATCACCTACGCGAACATGCTTGCAGATATCTGTGACCGCCTGCCCGGCGCTGATGTGGATATCGTGACAACCGCGGTCGGGGCCGACAGCAGGATCGGGAAAAAATATCTCAAGGGTGCAGTAGGCTATGGTGGGCCCTGTTTCCCGCGCGACAATCGGGCCTTCGCAGCCCTTGCCGATAGTCTGGGGGCGCGCAGTGATCTTGCCCGCGCGACCGATGCTATGAACGACTATCAGGTGGAGCGGCTCGAGCGCTGCATCCTTGGCCTTGTCGGCGAAGGCGCGCGAGTATCCATCCTCGGTGTTTCCTACAAGCCCCTGACGGCAGTGATAGAAGCGAGCCAGGGCCTGATGCTTGGAAAGCGGCTCGTTGACCAAGGCGTTAAAGTGACAGCCTTTGATCCGGGTGTCGCAACCGAGGGACCGGCGACTGATGGTTGGTTGACATGGGCGGAGACTTTGCCGGATGCCTTGAATGGGTGCGATCTGGCTGTTGTTGTTACGCCTTGGGATGCATTCAACACCTTGCCCGCTCTGGTGCCGGATCAATCGAAGCTGACGATCGTTGACCCCTGGCGGATGTTCTCCGGCAGCGAGTTCGGGAACAGTGTGACCCTTGTTTCACTTGGGCGCGGCAGGATGGATCAAAATGCCCTCTGA
- a CDS encoding NAD-dependent epimerase/dehydratase family protein — translation MKTALVLGAGGFIGSHLVKRLKREGLWVRGVDLKFPEFATTEADDFLIGDLRDQRVVREVIDRRFDEVYQLAADMGGAGYIFTGEHDADIMQNSATINLNVLDRCHKRNISRIFYSSSACMYPAYNQEDPDNPNCAEDSAYPAAPDSEYGWEKLFSERLYLAYARNHGMKCRVARYHNIFGPEGTWRGGKEKAPAAICRKVAETPDGGEIEIWGDGLQTRSFLYIDECVEGTIRLTRSDKTGPYNIGSDEMVTINQLAEIAMKAAGKKLTLKHIPGPLGVRGRNSDNRKISAELGWAPSVALTEGIAKTYCWIATQAMANRR, via the coding sequence ATGAAAACAGCACTCGTACTCGGCGCCGGTGGGTTTATCGGCAGTCACCTGGTGAAGCGCCTGAAGCGTGAAGGTCTCTGGGTGCGTGGCGTGGATCTCAAATTCCCGGAATTCGCGACGACGGAGGCCGATGACTTCCTGATCGGGGACCTCCGCGACCAGCGGGTCGTGCGCGAGGTGATCGATCGCCGTTTCGATGAAGTCTATCAGCTCGCTGCCGACATGGGCGGCGCCGGCTACATCTTCACCGGGGAACATGATGCCGACATCATGCAAAACTCGGCGACCATCAACCTGAATGTCCTGGACCGTTGCCACAAACGCAATATCAGCCGCATTTTCTACAGTTCTTCGGCCTGCATGTATCCAGCTTACAATCAGGAAGACCCCGACAATCCGAACTGTGCGGAAGACTCTGCCTATCCGGCTGCGCCGGATAGCGAATATGGGTGGGAGAAGCTTTTCAGTGAGCGGCTGTATCTGGCTTATGCGCGAAACCATGGCATGAAGTGCCGGGTAGCGCGGTACCACAATATCTTCGGGCCCGAGGGCACGTGGCGGGGCGGCAAGGAAAAGGCCCCGGCGGCGATTTGCCGCAAGGTCGCGGAAACCCCTGATGGCGGCGAGATTGAAATCTGGGGCGACGGTCTTCAGACCCGCTCGTTCCTTTATATCGACGAATGCGTTGAGGGTACTATCCGCCTGACGCGGTCCGACAAGACCGGACCCTACAATATCGGCTCCGATGAGATGGTGACCATCAACCAGTTGGCGGAGATCGCCATGAAGGCAGCTGGCAAGAAGCTGACGCTGAAACATATCCCCGGCCCGCTTGGCGTACGAGGCCGCAATTCTGATAACCGCAAGATCAGTGCCGAGCTTGGCTGGGCTCCGTCAGTCGCGCTGACGGAGGGAATTGCGAAGACATATTGCTGGATTGCTACACAAGCGATGGCGAACCGTCGATAG
- a CDS encoding glycosyltransferase family 2 protein, which produces MLTKADVCALIPAYNAARTIERAIRSVADQVGRIIVVDDGSSDDTVAVVEGLGLSHLTLLKQPENRGVGHARTVALAACDMPVLMGVDADDMALPGRTESMLSHVCQGADLVYDSAELYDGLSDRYLRHLPIAEKLFVPGGLTYQLARNYIPSIGWLMARTDAARMLNYDATMRHAEDYHFFVRALLADMNIALSREVTYRQYGYPESLSRRIENQQQGVRLTLQSIGISTLSTFIGKSELPRTEAAWVRACVLCRLEEWHELAEFCGECLTEDPSPEVAFLWNFMAATAAYGRSERGKAANYLKNALAVSKRPEVLNNLGVLAAEEGGSGNEYFDEALRLWPEYLDARHNRDGGSLRWTRLPLRAEASRHDYGSVQA; this is translated from the coding sequence ATGCTGACCAAAGCCGATGTCTGTGCCCTGATCCCGGCCTATAACGCCGCCCGGACGATTGAGCGTGCCATCCGCTCGGTAGCGGATCAGGTGGGACGCATCATAGTGGTTGATGACGGCTCAAGCGATGACACGGTGGCTGTGGTGGAGGGGCTTGGGCTATCGCACCTCACACTGCTCAAACAACCGGAGAACAGGGGCGTGGGGCATGCGCGCACGGTTGCACTCGCGGCCTGCGATATGCCTGTTCTGATGGGTGTTGACGCAGATGACATGGCCTTACCGGGACGCACCGAATCCATGCTTTCGCATGTTTGCCAAGGTGCTGATCTTGTTTACGATTCCGCCGAACTGTATGACGGGCTCAGCGATAGGTATCTGCGCCACTTGCCGATTGCAGAGAAACTGTTTGTGCCGGGTGGGCTGACCTATCAGCTTGCACGAAACTATATCCCTTCGATTGGCTGGCTTATGGCGCGTACTGATGCGGCGCGGATGTTGAATTATGATGCAACAATGCGGCACGCCGAAGATTACCATTTCTTCGTGCGGGCGCTGCTCGCGGACATGAATATCGCTCTGTCACGGGAGGTGACCTATCGGCAGTATGGCTATCCGGAAAGCCTGTCGCGCCGTATCGAAAACCAGCAGCAGGGTGTTCGCCTGACGTTGCAGTCTATCGGAATTTCGACGCTCAGCACTTTTATCGGCAAAAGCGAACTGCCAAGAACAGAGGCAGCCTGGGTAAGGGCCTGCGTGCTTTGCCGTCTTGAAGAGTGGCACGAACTGGCTGAATTCTGCGGTGAATGCCTGACGGAGGACCCAAGCCCTGAGGTTGCATTTCTTTGGAATTTTATGGCTGCGACCGCGGCCTATGGTCGAAGCGAGCGTGGCAAGGCCGCGAACTACCTGAAAAATGCATTGGCCGTTTCGAAGCGCCCCGAAGTGCTGAACAATCTCGGGGTGCTCGCTGCGGAAGAAGGGGGCAGCGGCAATGAATATTTCGACGAGGCATTGAGGCTTTGGCCGGAGTATCTTGATGCGCGGCATAATCGTGATGGCGGGTCGCTCCGTTGGACCCGCCTGCCTCTCCGGGCTGAAGCCTCGCGCCATGACTACGGGAGTGTTCAGGCATGA
- a CDS encoding radical SAM protein encodes MAPTRQMSRPEESTLDLGEFTLKYRGDALPQPELLVIGKRSGRHKAVHTFVNILDNDGNLVRQAAITPDIASFIFGSFEVRGSTEAFNIYESDLVVGKWSPRTRTNVSPDLVRHQRTIAEQSFTATGGKLAHHWPIFQKLKETGFGSIIRATLTLHQLCSSNCPFCSTILRNKRDSVSLTEAQAFVSTLYNEQAALNRNEFVRYNEEYRRLTGTDIRLKGLILSGGGQPNLWPHFSEFVRWLGELDLDVGLITNGFPPKIAEDVYERFKWVRLSITPESASPFYPDGRFDRQYIPASLRHNDSLTVGLSYVYGPWTDDDMLKRLDASAHENGFRYVRLLTDCNLTRQAQLKAHQDLADRLFRLGFIDEVGKPLSRIFHQLKYHGSQREAEELWSDGQCKLQSYNVFWDTTGHEENGYSHCYPCDSVTVLADEQGETDISVSERRFNADKWGTVKSTEVHRLFTEPLQPFFDPRDICASCLFMNNNRAVSDLVKRASYGDMNLDTSLEHLNFP; translated from the coding sequence ATGGCACCAACCCGGCAAATGTCACGGCCAGAGGAGAGCACCCTCGACCTCGGTGAATTCACGCTCAAGTATCGCGGTGATGCGTTGCCGCAGCCTGAATTGCTCGTCATAGGTAAGCGGTCTGGCCGGCACAAGGCGGTGCATACCTTTGTTAACATTCTTGACAATGATGGCAATCTGGTGAGGCAGGCTGCGATTACACCGGATATTGCCAGCTTCATTTTCGGCTCATTCGAAGTTCGGGGGTCCACTGAGGCTTTCAATATTTATGAAAGCGATCTGGTGGTTGGAAAATGGTCGCCTCGTACCCGGACCAATGTTTCGCCCGACCTGGTGCGGCATCAAAGAACGATTGCGGAACAGAGCTTTACTGCGACGGGCGGTAAACTCGCTCATCACTGGCCAATTTTTCAAAAGCTCAAGGAAACAGGCTTTGGTAGCATCATAAGGGCAACCCTGACGCTTCATCAACTTTGTTCCTCAAACTGTCCGTTCTGCTCCACAATATTGCGGAACAAGCGGGACAGTGTTTCGCTCACTGAAGCTCAGGCGTTTGTCAGTACATTGTATAACGAGCAGGCAGCACTGAACCGGAATGAGTTTGTCCGCTACAACGAAGAATACCGGCGGCTGACGGGCACAGATATTCGGCTGAAGGGGCTCATCCTGTCGGGTGGTGGACAACCGAATCTTTGGCCGCACTTCTCGGAATTTGTTAGGTGGCTTGGTGAGCTGGATTTGGATGTCGGTTTGATTACCAATGGCTTCCCGCCGAAAATTGCCGAGGACGTTTATGAGAGGTTCAAGTGGGTCAGGCTGTCAATCACCCCGGAATCGGCGTCACCTTTCTATCCGGATGGCCGCTTTGACCGGCAATATATTCCGGCCAGCTTACGTCACAATGATAGCCTGACAGTCGGCCTCTCGTATGTTTACGGCCCGTGGACTGATGACGATATGCTCAAGCGCTTGGACGCATCTGCCCATGAAAATGGATTCCGTTACGTGAGGTTGCTGACAGACTGCAATCTGACGCGTCAGGCGCAATTGAAGGCACATCAGGATTTGGCGGACCGCCTGTTCAGGCTTGGCTTCATTGATGAAGTCGGAAAGCCGCTTTCCAGGATTTTTCACCAGCTCAAGTATCACGGCTCACAGCGTGAGGCTGAAGAGCTTTGGTCAGACGGGCAATGTAAACTTCAGTCCTACAACGTCTTTTGGGACACAACGGGGCATGAAGAGAACGGGTATTCGCACTGCTATCCTTGCGACTCCGTTACCGTGCTTGCTGACGAGCAAGGCGAGACCGACATTTCAGTCTCTGAGCGGCGTTTCAATGCCGACAAATGGGGTACGGTCAAGAGCACCGAGGTACACCGGCTGTTCACCGAGCCTCTTCAGCCTTTCTTCGATCCGCGCGACATCTGTGCCTCTTGCTTGTTCATGAACAACAATCGGGCTGTTTCAGACCTCGTGAAGCGAGCGAGCTACGGGGATATGAACCTCGACACTTCTCTCGAGCATCTCAACTTTCCATAA